From the Amia ocellicauda isolate fAmiCal2 chromosome 12, fAmiCal2.hap1, whole genome shotgun sequence genome, the window TCTGCATGTAGTGTGTATCCAAACTGTACTGGGTGTGTTTGTACTGTAATGTACAGTGCGTCTCAATTGCATTatgtatgtactgtactgtgtgtctgcaTTTACGGTGCGtctgtactgtacattgtgaactgtgtgtctgtatgtactgtgtgtgtgtgttgctcttTGTCCGTGTCTATCtctgcgcatgtgtgtgtgtgtgtgtgtgtgtgtcggaggACAGAGGTCCCGGCCTGTATGTCGGGTGTGTGGCTGTATAACAATGTCGGAACACACAGCTATAATAACTCGTACTCACTGCTTCCTCCACGGCTCTGCTCTCCGTCTCATCCGCAGTCCAGGCCCGCTCACTCTCCACTAGTTTCCGACATTCAAATTCCGCCCGTTTTACTCCCTCAAAACTTTTGTTTCCAAAACTTTTCCTTCTGCTAGTGATGTCTGGATCATGCCCAGGCTCACTCAGATACTCGAAGACCCGAGTAATCGATCGTCGATGTCTGCTTGTTACTGCGGAACCCAGGCCGCGAACTCACTCAGCCATCTTGAATGATAATACGATCTCTGTACTACACACACGAACTATAAATAACATGAAACCTAGCCTATAAAACGACTTATAGAAAATCAAACTAAAAACGtgttgaatgaataaataaactattaatTTTTTAACATTATGTTTATTGGGTTTTTGTTTTAGAACAACACCTAGGCTACATTGCAGTAATTATACATAGGCCTATTATACAGAatataatgcaaaataatatagcaaggaaacaaatatatatatatatatatatatatatatatatatatatatatatatatatatatatatatatatacacacacatacctatatgtACATAGAGATACACATACATACGCATATacctataaaaatatacatgaaaataatagcaaaataacaacaacaacaacaacaacaacaacaacaacaacaataataataataataataataataataataataataataatgatgaaataatcctaacaataacgATAGGGTCCCAGTAACTTCATtgcttgtccacattgaatttcgtCTGCCAggtgaatattatctaagtctctttgaatagcctgtgctgccgagattgtatctgctgagccacctattttagtatcatctgcaaatgtgacaagtttgctaactatcccagagtccagatcattaatatagattagaaaaagcacaggccctaatactgatccctgtggaactccactaacaacctcactccagttagaagcgactcctctaatcgacaccctctgtttcctagacatcaatcagttcataatccatctacttacattaccatGAATACCTACAGTCTCCAATTTTAGGTCTTTAGTGTACAACCTTATCAAaaactttctgaaaatctaagtatatcataatcatatgctttcatgtgagttacagctgcagttgcatgttcaataaactttaataaattagtaagacatgatctgcctcatctaaacccatgttgactatctccaagaatatggcttttcattaagatggtcctctattttctgtctaatattttttccaacattttacaggtgatgcaggtgagactgattggtctgtaatttcctggctcagttttgtcccctttcttgtggattggtatgacatttgctgtcttccagtcagttggcacatcccctgttctaagtgtcaattggaatattttagtttgcAGCCTattaataatttccctcatttctttaagtactgttggaaatatccaatttggcccaggtgatttgtttgttttaaattctgctagtccctttagtacctcctcctcatttatcctgatctctcagAGTTGGACTgtactgattgttaacctgtggcatgttatctgttttttaaaaCCTCTTTGAAATAATCATtttgaacatttgccacataaTGTTATTTTTGAAGACCCTTCCAGTTTTAGCTTTTGGTGTTTCACTGTATCCTATATTGACCTCTTGCgtttatagtattgaaaaatgcgctttgcattagttttagctccaatagCGGTTTCTTTTGATTTCCCTCTGCTTTCCTGATCactctcttaacatctctttgcagttctatatattctttatttagttttgtctcACTCtattttgtatgcgctatacaacattttctttctcttgatatttttttgcatacttcaatgaaaccattttggccaatgatTTTTGGGCCtcagtttgctaagttttggtacacatttctcctgagcctcaagtagtatatagAACTTGTCTCTCCCAGAGGACTTTATAAGCCGGTAGCAGCCGGTGTTCAGCAGATCCTGTCTATGATTCAAAACCATTCGGATTGCACGTTCTGAGAAGACGCAGCACTCTGCATTTACCTGGGGAAGCAGAGCTTAATCTTTCTGTTAGTCTGCAATATAGTACGAAGCTGTCTAATTAAAGCTATAGTTTGTGTAGTAATTCAGAGAATGACTGGGGTCCAGCACAGGTAGATGTGAGCAGCAGATAGCAGAGTCTGCCTATGGCTAAGTATTACCCTGGCATAACCAGGACATAACCAACTGGCATTACTTTGAGCAGAAacctttattatattatattatattgtttgCATAGCTTCCCCAGAGATGTTTGGAGTGGCTCCCTTGCAGAGATAATTAAGATATATGTGATTGACTTCATTTCTGGTAATAGACAAAGATTTTTTGCTTTCTACTTTTGTACAAGTCCATACAGGAGTGTGTGCACCATGGGTGTATTATAGTTGTCCTGCTTCTATTTTAAGAGACTGCAGCATTGGAAGTGGAGACTGGAACACCTGCTGCCTAGAAATTGTATCCAACTTACTGGTTTTTCCTCTTACAGCCCTAGGCAGCAGCAGCACTTGTGgactgacacctggcagatgaaattcaaggtGGACAAGTACaaagtattacatgcaggtaatcaaacagaagtatttacaagttgccacagacagacacaggagagtacaggtgagaggcagccatcttgttgttttcctagtttcagtccagtcttagcattgctcattttgttttaactttgccttaattgaagtttgcattgtctgtagtttgccttaattgaagtaaattcagttcagctgctgcaTTGgagaaagtaaataggttgtagaaaggagatttagtcaaagactagcaggaattctgttgcaggaggagccaggtggggccagttaggtgtgaattggtggcaggtagacaaaagctacttaaagcagctgttgagaaagattGAGGACtaaaaaacagtggccaaaatggttcaatagaagtatgcaaaatatatacgaagagaaagaaaatgttgtatagcacatacaaaagggatggagatgaaacaaaatacatagaatatgttgagctgcaaagagatcttaagaaagggatcagaaaagcaaagagggaaataaaaagaaacatctaTTGGAGTTAAAACTAATGGAAATAGCATTTtgcaatactacaacagcaagaggtcaataaaggaggaagtgaaacagataaagggcaaaaattgaagtatcttgtaaagtgaacaagatgtggcaaatattataaatgagtatttcacagaagtttttaaaatggataacatgccacaggttaacaaccagtccagtcaaaccgtaagagagatcaggataaatgaggaggaaatactaaagggactagcagaattaaaaacaaacaaatcacctgggccagatggcatatttccaacagtacttaaagaaatgaaggaaatgtatatattgttaactaaaatattctaaatgacacttagaacaggggatgtgccagctGACTGGAAAATTGCCAatatcataccaatccacaagaaagtggacaAAACTgtgccaggaaattacagaccaatcagtttcACTTGCATTACTTAATACAaaaccatcttaataaaaactatattcttggagatagtcaacatgggtttaaatGAGGCAGATCATTactaatttattctgcagctgtagatcatatgaaagcatatgatatacttttcagaaagcttttgataaggttctgcaccaaagactgatcctcaaattggaagctgtaggcattcagggtaatgtaagtagatggattatgaactggttgatgtataggaaacagagggtgtcgattagaggagtcacttctaactggagtgaggttgttagtggagttccacagggatcagtactagggcctttgctgtttctaatctatattaatgatctggactcggggataattagcaaacttgtcacatttgcagatgatactaaaataggtggctcagcagatacaatctcggcagcacaggttattcaaagggacttggataatattcagttgtgtgccGACACCTGGGAGATGAAAtacaatgtggacaagtgcaaggtattacatgcaggtaacaaaaatgtccactataattacactatgggaggaatagaactagatgaagtaacacatgagagacctaggagtctatgtggactcctcactttctccatccaaacaatgtggggaaacaataaaaaaggcaaacaggatgttagggtatattgtcaaaagtgtagaattgagaacaagggcagtgatgttcagactgtacaatgcactagttagagctcatctggatactgtgtacagttctgggctccacacttcaagaaggatatcgctgctctagaggcagttcagaggagagcaaccagacttattccaggtctgaagggaaagtcctactgagagactgaggaactgaaccttttcaccctggaacagaggagactatgtggggacttgattcaagtcttcaaaatcatgaagggcatcgaccacatgaaaccagaggagcttttccagatcagcagggacacacgcacccggggacacaaatggaaattgggcttcaaggcattcaagacaaaataGGAGactcttcttcacacagagagtcgtcacaatctggaacaaactcccagcgatgtggttgaagctgaacatttgtgaacattcaaaaatagactggataggatccttggatcacttagttatttatggacaccaaacgagcacgatggggcgaatggcctcctttcgtttgtaatctttcttatgttcttatgaaaacAAACCAGTGATTTGAGTTAGACTTGTGTTTACTTGCCTGTCTTTGCATTTCCCCAGTGTGGCCATCCTCCATTTTGGTGGAATGTGCTGGAGTTTTTTTATGGGGTCATAGTTaggggggaaagaaaacacggaaaagtatttttattcattttagagTGGGGATATTAAAGGCATAATATAATTTTTAGTAATACTTTTCTATTATACTTTTAAAACTTTTGGATCTAGATTATAGTTATACTATTTTGTAAGTATGAATCTGAGATTCTTTCCGAGAAGTGTACAGCAATAGATAAAAGTATCTAAAAGCTAAATTTATATCTTGAGGATTTTGATTATTTGGATTATCCAGCAGTTTAATTGTAGTGAACATTCTATTAGTTTTTCCAATTTGCCAGCCCAAAAGTCTCCCCATTTTATCCCTGTGTTCATAATAATGCTCTCAAAAGAGCCAAACAGCAATTTCAGATTTGAGTGGTGAGTGTATTAAAGGCTAGTCATTTTGCTGATAGTTTTTGCTTTTAGGATTTAAAATGCCATTTTAGCAAAGTACTTTTTCCTTTATCTGCAGTAGAAGCAATTTATCTGGCCCCTTAGATAAGCCTTCATTATATCCCATAGGAGTACATGTGAGGTTGAAGGGTTCCGATTAGTatgcagaaaaatataaatattttcattGATAAAGTTGGTGAAGGTAGAGGCATTGAGTAACCTTTTTGTATACCAGAGGTGGGTATAGTTAATGGAAGTGGGGAGTGATCTGAGATTGTTTGAGCTAAATATGCACAATGAGTTATAACATGTCCTTTAGTTGCTGGTAAGAGGAAGAGATCATGGCTGAAGTAACTATCACATGCTGATGGATTTGAGTTTGACAAAGATCAGACCAAGTGCTTTCATTCCCTTTTCAAAATGGCTACCCCCCTTGCATGAGAGGAGAGTGGAACACCCTACTCAGTCCTGCTTCAGTTTTGAGTGTTCAGAATATGTAAGGTACATCTCCTGTAAAAAGGCTATGtctatattatgtttttttttataattcagTATTAATTTGTGTTTGATAGGGTGGTTAATACCTTTGACATTCCAGGTCAAGCAGTTATATAAAGCACAATTGGTCATGGTTAGATTCAGAGAGCAATATCAATTATAAAGCAATTCCCCTGAACCATAGTCCTAGAATGCTATCAGCCCACAtgaaaatttaaatatatgattctaTGTCAATTGACCCGTAGAGTTCTTGGAGTTTAAAGTATCTTGGAGTATGATACAACCTCAACCCCCAAAGGATATAAAACACTGAACTAAggcatatacaccgatcagccataacattatgaccactgacaggtgaagtgaataacactgataatctcgttatcatggcacggtcagtgggtgggatatattaggcagcaagtgaacattttgtcctcaaagttgatgtgttagaatcaggaaaaatggacaagcgtaaggatctgagcgactttgacaagggccaaattgtgatggctagaagactgggtcagagcatctccaaaactgcagctcttgtggggtgttcccggtctgcagtggtcagtacctatcaaaagtggtccaaggaaggaaaaacgttgaaccggcgacagggtcatgggcagccaaggctcactgatgcatgtggggagcgaaggctggcccatgtggtccgatccaacagacgagctactgtagctcaaattgctgaaaaagttaatgctggttctgacagaaaggtgtcagaacacacagtgcatcgcagtttgtttcctatggggctgcgtagccgcagaccagtcagggtgcccatgctgacccctgtccactgccgaaagcgcctacaatgggcacgtgagcatcagaactggaccacggagcaatggaagaaggtggcctggtctgatgaatcacgagttcaaggtgttgacttccccagatctcaatccaatcgagcgtctgtgggatgtgctggacaaacaagtccgatccatggaggtcccaccttgcaacttacaggacttaaaggatctgctgctaacgtcttggtgccagataccacagcacaccttcagaggtctagtggagtccatgcctcaacgggtcagggctgttttggtggcaaaagggggacctacacaatattaggcaggtggtcataatgttatggctgatcggcgtATATATTAGAAGTGTTTGAaatataagtattattattaatgaaattATTATCAATTATCAATACCCCGTTCTCCTCCTACCACCTCCGTGTTTCATACTGACCTACCTTCCATCTCTTCTTTCTCACCCTTCTCTGACTTTgagctctcctcacaggtgtgccccaaggctctgtctCCTAGCACACTCCTGttcttcatatatatacacacacacacacacacacacacacatatacactcacctaaaggattattaggaacacctgttcaatttctaattaatgcaattatctaaccaaccaatcacatggcagttgcttcaatgcatttaggggtgtggtcctggtcaagacaatctcctgaactccaaactgaatgtctgaatgggaaagaaaggtgatttaagcaattttgagcgtggcatggttgttggtgccagacgggccggtctgagtatttcacaatctgctcagttactgggattttcacgcacaaccatttctagggtttacaaagaatggtgtgaaaagggaaaaacatccagtatgcggcagtcctgtgggcgaaaatgccttgttgatgctagaggtcagaggagaatgggccgactgattcaagctgatagaagagcaactttgactgaaataaccactcgttacaaccgaggtatgcagcaaagcatttgtgaagccacaacacgtacaaccttgaggcggatgggctacaacagcagaagaccccaccgggtaccactcatctccactacaaataggaaaaagaggctacaatttgcacaagctcaccaaaattggacagttgaagactggaaaaatgttgcctggtctgatgagtctcgatttctgttgagacattcagatggtagagtcagaatttggcgtaaatagaatgagaacatggatccatcatgccttgttaccactgtgcaggctggtggtggtggtgtaatggtgtgggggatgttttcttggcacactttaggccccttagtgccaattgggcatcgattaaatgccacggcctacctgagcattgtttctgaccatgtccatccctttatgaccaccatgtacccatcctctgatggctacttccagcaggataatgcaccatgtcacaaaggtcgaatcatttcaaattggtttcttgaacatgacaatgagttcactgtactaaactggcccccacagtcaccagatctcaacccaatagagcatctttgggatgtggtggaacgggagcttcgtgccctggatgtgcatcccacaaatctccatcaactgcaagatgctatcctatcaatatgggccaacatttctaaacaatgctttcagcaccttgttgaatcaatgccacgtagaattaaggcagttctgaaggcgaaagggggtcaaacacagtattagtatggtgttcctaataatcctttaggtgagtgtatatatatatatatagaaattcaacataaaataaaatttacACTTGGCCAAAATTAAAAGAAGGACAAAACAGTGTTTCCAATAGTAACATTAGTGACCATATACTGACCaccatttgtttaattttttgtgGTTAATGGATTGTAATTGATTTAGGTTGAGTAGTAATTTTGTGGGAAGGAAGGACACAAGATTGAGGCAAGATTGAGGCAATTCATCAATAAGATGTTTCAGTGGTTTATTTACACCACAATTTACACAATTTGTGATTTGGTGTGGTTTAAATGTAAAGAGGTTTGACTGAGAGAATGATGGTCTGGTTAAACACCCAAAAGAGTTATGCCGATTCCTGTAGTGCCAATGCAGAATTACAATTGGAAGTATAGTAAGACATCTTGCTGTGTTACAGACCAACCTGCCAagtagagacacacagagattcACAAAAAGTGTAAATTAATAGTATTCTAGGGctattgtcagaagtgggaaTACGCATCCTTAGACATGTgcagacagtctgtgtgtctttaCACTTTTTTATTAAACAGCTGGCAAAAGATCCCAGGTCCTACAAATATCTCCTAACACCAGATTAGAAAGTGTAGAAGGTGGAGGCCACAGTTGTGTTCTTAATATTATTGTAAATGtccttaatgtgtgtgtgtttgtattggtGGGGTGTTCATCTTTTCACAACAGGAGAAGCATCTTTGTGCAGTAATAGCAGTTGATCACAAGAGGGAACTATTTCTCTGTCAGTTAAATTAAGTTCAGTTCAATGCAGTGTGGCCCTATGCAATCCATTTCCATCCCACTCAGCCTTATCCAGTCTCCTTCTGAGACGCACACTGCCATTctcacacacattcatacactCATTGACTGTAATCACAGTAAGAACCAGCAATAGAACTGGATCAAGGGTAACAATGAGCTATGACTCAGCAAAGCAGTCAAGCAAAGCAGTTTATGCTAGGTGTGTAATATGTGCTGTAAGAAACAAATGTACGCTGGAGGTTTTCAGTATTGCAGTACTCAGTCCACTCCGCTGCTGCCCACAATGCACCTGTGCTATGTGTCCCTTTATCTTCATTAGTCTGTAGAGTCCATGGATGTCTTCCCTGTGAACCTGCTGAAGACCTTCCACTTGGCCTGAATACAGTGTGCACAGCAGCTGCAAGACAGTCTGTTACTGTCACTTTGCAGGCACACTGTCGCTGAGTGATCAGTTGCAAACGGCATCGCTGTAGCAGGAGATGAAGTTCGCAGGATACGTGTTCCCTATAGGGAATGGTCAGAGGTGCTGTATGGGACTGTTACATCATCATACATCGGCCCCTCCACCTTCACACAACTCAGCTACAGCATAACAACACAACTCAACACAAGTTATCATAAAGGTTGAATGGGCACACTTAGtaaaatattacttttattttaatatcagtATATAGGCATTAAATCATACTGACAAACTGGCTTTGTCGTTCTCTCTGAAaccactcactctctctctctctctctctctctctctctctttctctctgtctcagtctctctctctctcactgcaaaATAGGGATAAAGCACACACTGATCTAAGGAATTAGAAGAGGTCAGTCAGAATGTATCTCTGTGTTAAATATATAGTGTTAAAATCTCCATTCATATAATCTCAAAACTCTCTGCATAAAGAAATTAGAAATATCTCTATATAATTAGATGTTCAACCATCTCATAGTCTGTTTTTCATTCTATCACTTTCCTTTCatattccctccctctctccctctcttctctcagtccctttctctctctgtgtccctctcccacgtccctttttctttatttctctctctctccctctccctttctctcctctaccCCATCTCCCACCTctgcccccccctctctctcttctgtaagtccttttctctccccctcccactATCTCAGTGTCTCACTCTACTCCTCCTTTTGGCTCTGCGTGCCCCAGGTCCTCCAGTCCCAGAGTCCCCCACAGTCCTGCTCAGCGCTCCCAGCTCCAGGGTGGCTCTGAGCAACCAGGAGGACAGCTGCCTCAGGACCCAGAAACCCCACCTCTTCCAGTAGAAgatggagggaggagggagagagggagaggggatacCGTTATTGCGCTCTCCCTTCCTCCCattctccctccttccctctcccccttccccattctctctctccctccctctttctccctctgcccctctcccactccctccctccttctctccctctgtctgtgtcaCAGTTGCAATTCCCAGTCTCTCCACTAGAAGTCTCTGTACACTGCCTCTCAGGTCGCCCAGTCTGGAGATCAAAGTCTCTAAACTGCTGAAAAATGTCAAATTCCTCTCATCCTCCTCATtcatctctccctccatctctcgcTCCCACCGGGTCAGCTGGGCCAGGAGGTTGCTGAGGGAATGCAGTGCCGTGACAAGCGTCTCTAGCCGCTCAACAACCGTCGCCCCGGGAGATGGTATGGGGGGCAGAGGCAGGGATGGTGGGGCATGGTCGCGGTGATCGAGGGAGTCTAGGGAGTCGTCGGTCAGACCATGTCTCTGTTTCTGAGACAGAGAGCCAGAGATTAGCATGGTGGAGTATAGGAtaaatacactgactgactggtacAGACTGGTACAGCGTGAGGGTGTCT encodes:
- the LOC136764436 gene encoding ciliary neurotrophic factor, whose product is MAAAVGAVGAVGAVGWARRLRDRDRDGAGKAVRLARLMHRDATELAEVFKQRHGLTDDSLDSLDHRDHAPPSLPLPPIPSPGATVVERLETLVTALHSLSNLLAQLTRWEREMEGEMNEEDERNLTFFSSLETLISRLGDLRGSVQRLLVERLGIATVTQTEGEKEGGSGRGAEGERGRERENGEGGEGRRENGRKGERNNGIPSPSLPPPSIFYWKRWGFWVLRQLSSWLLRATLELGALSRTVGDSGTGGPGARRAKRRSRVRH